A genomic region of Pelodiscus sinensis isolate JC-2024 chromosome 1, ASM4963464v1, whole genome shotgun sequence contains the following coding sequences:
- the LOC142826530 gene encoding uncharacterized protein LOC142826530 → MEVVHAINDVLLLRVICLRAVDAMVVDFAALGFPNCGGTLDATHITVHAPEHQVAHFTNRKDYFSVELLLWKEQTDGTKGCVVKLNFFRFIAHYEKAQDVDDNGACRQPSQDPGPPRHPTEPLACIIRGRGGVHLCSTGACRAHHTACSSRPRPGKQDSQEPGGLPEAASPVPGPTAPSPGPLGPGGPQAAPEESGGPGGAGPCPARPPPEPARPLPISSSPCSPSCSPSCSPCSPSCSPSCSPCSPSCSPSCSPCSPSCSPSCSPCSSCSSCFRSCFLHTPCPLCPPLHNHSPPTPPDPQCGETGEAPRLPPLSFPFPSSLPSPPLPAPSSQVSPSLLPPSFLPPPPQFCEINRRFCWKNRCLYLTVGREGKGEGGGRVEEGPGGACRERSVLLLLHLEALPQGFPDPDGPPLGFPDGGGAGLTVVSSHAVSLSHPGWQESLPLPLTQIVEHTTCRHHGRDVVLGQVQTGEEASKAGFQSPEGPLHHDAGPAQPVIEGLAGGIEVPRVGLHEPRLQWVGGIPHQADGHVHVPDPDVAVGEEGPVLQPLAHGGVPVHPGVVCFAGPAHIYVRQLSPVVTYGLQDDGEVPLAVHVPGRLVFRGTDGDVRPVDGPPAVGEAEGAESPDDGIRVGEADHPAEQHPVDGLDHLRRETQQSVNQWGARVAGSVRALAVPRAPLPEATPLAACSTAGTARPLRCGAPSPPPAPPFVPGAAHPLLAAPLPPGSVADERRTCMSTAPTFVDNMEQKMNNYKVGRIGKIAREKWV, encoded by the exons GAACTTTTACTTTGGAAAGAACAGACTGACGGGACAAAAG GCTGTGTTGTGAAGCTAAATTTCTTCAGATTTATTGCACATTATGAGAAAGCCCAAGATGTTGATGACAATG gagcctgccgccagccttcccaggacccgggacccccgaggcaccccacagagccgctcgcctgcatcatcagaggccggggaggcgtccacct ctgcagcaccggggcctgcagggcgcaccacaccgcctgcagcagccgcccgcgcccgggcaagcaggacagccaggaaccaggaggactaccagaggcggcatctccggttcctggaccgacagctccgtctccaggaccactgggtccaggaggacctcaggctgcgccagaggagtctggaggccctggaggagcagggccgtgccctgcgaggccacctccagagcctgctagaccgcttcccatttcctcctccccctgctccccctcttgctccccctcttgctccccctgctccccctcttgctccccctcttgctccccctgctccccctcttgctccccctcttgctccccctgctccccctcttgctccccctcttgctccccctgctcctcctgctcctcctgcttccgctcctgcttcctccacaccccctgtcctctctgcccccccctccacaaccattccccaccgacgcccccggacccgcagtgtggcgagacgggagaggcacccagactcccacccctgagctttcctttcccttcctcccttccctcccctccccttccagctccctcgtcccaggtttccccctcccttctcccaccttcattcctccctcccccaccccagttctgtgaaataaacagacgtttttgttggaaaaacaggtgtctttatttgacagtaggtagggaggggaaaggggaaggggggggtagggtggaagaaggccccggtggggcatgcagggagaggtcagtcctcctcctcctccacctggaagctctcccgcagggcttcccggatccggatggccccccgctgggcttcccggacggcggcggtgcggggctgaccgtagtgtccagccatgcggtcagcctcagccatccaggctggcaagaaagcctcccccttccgctcacacaaattgtggagcacacaacatgccgccaccacgggagggatgttgtgctcggccaggtccagacgggtgaggaggcatcgaaagcgggctttcagtcgcccgaaggccccctccaccacgatgcgggccctgctcagcctgttattgaaggcctggcgggagggattgaggtgccccgtgtagggcttcatgagccacggctgcagtgggtaggcggcatcccccaccaggcagacgggcatgtccacgtccccgaccctgatgtggcggtcggggaagaaggtcccgtcctgcagccgctggcacacggaggagttccggtacacccgggcgtcgtgtgctttgccggaccagcccacatttatgtccgtcaactgtccccggtggtcacatacggcctgcaggatgacggagaagtaccccttgcggttcacgtaccgggacgcctggtgttccggggcacggatggggatgtgcgtcccgtcgatggcccccccgcagttggggaagccgagggcgccgaatccccggatgacggcatccgggttggcgaggcggaccaccctgcggagcagcacccggttgatggccttgaccacctgcggagagagacacagcaaagcgtcaatcagtggggcgcccgggtggctgggagcgtgcgtgccctggcagtgccccgcgccccactcccggaagcaacccccctggcggcgtgtagtacggccgggacagcccgacccctccggtgcggggcgccttcgcctcctcccgcccccccctttgtccctggggcggcccatcccctcctcgcagcccccctcccccccggctcggtggccgacgagcgccgtacctgcatgagcactgctccgaca TTTGTTGACAATATGGAGCAGAAGATGAATAACTACAAAGTGGGAAGGATTGGAAAGATAGCCAGAGAGAAATGGGTTTAG